A region of Paenibacillus thiaminolyticus DNA encodes the following proteins:
- the pyk gene encoding pyruvate kinase, producing the protein MRKTKIVCTIGPSSESLENIKKLIIAGMNVARLNFSHGDFDEHGNRIKNIRQACAELNKTVAVLLDTKGPEIRTGKLAVEPIDLVQDEYVTLTTEEILGDKDRISVTYKELPQDVEVGSTILIDDGLIGLSVVDIQGTEIKCKIVNGGTIKSKKGVNVPGVKISLPGITEKDANDIRFGIEQGVDFIAASFVRKASDVMEIRNLLEENNGGHIQIISKIENQEGVDNLDEILEVSDGLMVARGDLGVEIPAEEVPLVQKRMIEKCNLAGKPVITATQMLDSMQRNPRPTRAEASDVANAIFDGTDAIMLSGETAAGKYPVESVLTMSRIAEKAESALEYHELLAKQSSKQQATVTDAISQAVANSALELDAKAIISSTQTGYTARMVSKYRPKAPIIAVTPSEQVMRGLCLSWGVVTVKSEAANSTDEMFDEAVRGGVKTGIVSEGDLVVITAGVPTGCAGSTNLIKISQIGQSRLS; encoded by the coding sequence ATGCGTAAAACGAAAATTGTCTGTACGATCGGTCCTTCCAGCGAATCCTTGGAAAACATCAAGAAATTGATTATTGCCGGCATGAACGTCGCTCGTCTGAACTTCTCGCACGGCGACTTCGATGAGCACGGCAACCGCATCAAAAATATTCGCCAGGCTTGCGCCGAGCTGAACAAGACAGTTGCTGTTCTGCTCGACACGAAAGGCCCGGAAATCCGTACGGGAAAATTGGCGGTAGAGCCGATTGACCTCGTTCAGGACGAATATGTCACATTGACCACGGAAGAAATTTTGGGAGACAAGGACCGCATCTCGGTTACATATAAAGAATTGCCGCAAGATGTGGAAGTAGGTTCGACGATTCTGATCGACGACGGTCTGATCGGACTGTCTGTCGTTGATATTCAAGGCACGGAAATCAAATGTAAAATCGTTAACGGCGGAACGATTAAGAGCAAAAAAGGCGTAAACGTTCCAGGCGTGAAGATTTCTCTGCCAGGTATTACAGAGAAGGACGCAAATGATATCCGATTCGGGATTGAACAGGGTGTCGACTTTATTGCGGCTTCTTTTGTGCGTAAAGCGAGCGACGTCATGGAAATCCGCAACCTGCTCGAAGAGAACAACGGAGGCCACATCCAAATCATCTCGAAAATCGAGAACCAAGAAGGCGTGGACAACCTCGACGAGATTCTGGAAGTGTCCGACGGTCTGATGGTTGCACGCGGAGACCTCGGTGTCGAAATTCCGGCGGAAGAAGTTCCGCTCGTTCAGAAGCGAATGATTGAGAAGTGCAACCTGGCCGGGAAGCCAGTCATTACTGCAACGCAAATGCTTGATTCCATGCAGCGCAACCCGCGCCCTACCCGCGCCGAAGCGAGCGATGTGGCGAACGCCATCTTCGACGGCACGGATGCAATCATGCTGTCGGGCGAGACGGCTGCAGGTAAATATCCGGTAGAGTCGGTGCTGACAATGTCCCGTATTGCGGAGAAGGCGGAGTCTGCACTCGAGTATCATGAGCTTCTGGCGAAGCAAAGCTCGAAGCAGCAGGCGACTGTAACCGACGCAATCAGCCAAGCGGTAGCGAACTCTGCATTGGAACTGGATGCGAAGGCAATTATCAGCTCTACGCAGACAGGCTATACGGCACGAATGGTATCCAAATACCGTCCGAAGGCGCCAATCATCGCCGTCACTCCATCGGAGCAAGTGATGCGCGGACTGTGCCTGTCCTGGGGCGTCGTTACCGTCAAGAGCGAAGCGGCTAATTCGACGGACGAAATGTTCGATGAAGCGGTTCGCGGCGGCGTGAAGACGGGCATCGTATCCGAAGGCGACCTCGTCGTCATTACGGCTGGCGTGCCTACCGGCTGCGCTGGTTCGACGAACTTGATCAAGATTAGCCAAATCGGCCAAAGCCGCCTTTCCTAA
- a CDS encoding glutamate decarboxylase — MWTVIYIAPTANLAEKIRIRLTEEGFLVQVRPVHLSKQQFEILVPSGEVEEVQEVLNSILHA, encoded by the coding sequence ATGTGGACAGTCATCTACATCGCTCCGACTGCCAATTTAGCAGAGAAGATCCGGATCAGATTGACAGAGGAAGGATTTCTCGTTCAGGTTCGCCCTGTCCATCTCTCCAAACAACAATTTGAAATCCTGGTACCTTCCGGGGAAGTCGAGGAAGTTCAAGAGGTGCTCAATTCGATTTTGCATGCATGA
- a CDS encoding phosphatidylglycerophosphatase A family protein: MPLDLAEQWLNRRGVTLDSIADIVYQLQSPYNASLTMEACLDSVRTVIRKREVQYTLITGIALDELAEQKRLPEPLQSIMEADESLYGVDETLAMGITNVYGMIGLTSFGYLDKAKIGVIRELNDNREQVHVFLDDIVAGLAAAASARIAHRNRDARSYDAADDAL; this comes from the coding sequence ATGCCGCTCGATTTGGCCGAGCAATGGCTCAACCGGCGGGGTGTCACCCTGGACAGCATCGCGGACATCGTCTATCAGCTTCAGTCGCCTTACAATGCGTCTCTGACGATGGAAGCGTGCCTGGATAGTGTGCGGACGGTAATCCGCAAGCGGGAAGTCCAATACACGCTCATTACCGGCATTGCGCTGGATGAGCTGGCGGAGCAGAAACGGCTGCCTGAGCCGCTGCAATCGATTATGGAGGCGGATGAATCCTTGTACGGGGTGGACGAAACGCTCGCGATGGGGATTACGAACGTATACGGCATGATTGGGTTAACGAGCTTCGGCTATTTGGACAAAGCAAAAATCGGCGTCATCCGCGAGCTCAACGATAACCGGGAACAGGTGCACGTCTTTCTCGACGATATCGTCGCCGGATTGGCGGCGGCCGCTTCCGCCCGCATCGCGCACCGGAACCGGGACGCGCGCAGCTACGATGCGGCAGATGACGCGCTGTAG
- a CDS encoding DRTGG domain-containing protein: MEGNDGTVTKYETLLHHIEGLKPGTKISVRKLAKEMAVSEGTAYRAVKEAESIGIVITKERIGTVRVEKKPRNMSDNLTFGEVVDILGGHVLGGAKGLEKTLNKYVIGAMKLDAMERYIDAGSLLIVGNREDAHRLALQHGAGVLITGGFGTSREVKLLADALNLPIFSSKYDTFTVASIINRALFDRLIKKKIMIIEDIVTLKSKMYVLRPSSTVQDFERMREETGHSRFPVVDEWNRVIGMMTYKDMLGADSQQTIERLYTRSPLTATLQTTLATAAHTMVWEGVELLPVVDRSRKLIAVVTRREVLSALRDARQETQLGETFVDLIWNGFEEQRDEEGNPMFRGGITPQMVNGFGAVSEGILTTLMTQAALRAVKEMRSYDHVMDNITTYFVRPLQIEDVVTLKPQLIEMSRKFCKLEVEIRHGEVLVAKAMMTMQSIDHD; this comes from the coding sequence ATGAGACGTTGCTGCATCATATTGAGGGCTTGAAGCCGGGAACGAAAATATCGGTGCGCAAGCTGGCGAAGGAGATGGCGGTGAGCGAGGGGACCGCTTACCGCGCCGTCAAGGAGGCGGAGAGCATCGGCATCGTCATTACGAAGGAGCGGATAGGGACGGTCCGCGTCGAGAAAAAGCCGCGTAATATGTCGGACAACCTGACCTTCGGTGAAGTGGTCGACATATTGGGCGGACATGTTCTGGGCGGCGCCAAAGGTCTTGAGAAGACGCTGAACAAATATGTCATCGGGGCGATGAAGCTCGATGCGATGGAGCGTTATATCGATGCCGGCAGCCTGCTTATCGTCGGCAACCGGGAAGATGCCCACCGGCTTGCCTTGCAACACGGCGCGGGCGTTCTTATCACCGGGGGATTCGGCACCAGCCGCGAGGTCAAGCTGCTGGCCGATGCGCTGAATCTGCCGATTTTTTCGTCGAAATATGACACGTTCACCGTTGCCTCGATCATTAACCGTGCGCTGTTCGACCGGTTAATCAAGAAGAAGATCATGATCATCGAGGATATCGTCACGTTGAAGTCGAAAATGTATGTGCTGCGTCCTTCGAGCACGGTGCAGGATTTCGAGCGGATGCGGGAAGAGACGGGGCACAGCCGCTTCCCGGTCGTGGACGAATGGAACCGCGTTATCGGAATGATGACGTACAAGGATATGCTTGGGGCGGATTCGCAGCAGACCATCGAGAGGCTGTACACGCGCAGCCCGCTGACGGCCACGCTGCAGACGACGCTGGCGACGGCGGCCCATACGATGGTGTGGGAAGGCGTGGAGCTGCTGCCTGTCGTCGATCGGAGCCGGAAGCTGATTGCCGTCGTGACGCGCCGCGAGGTGCTGAGCGCGCTGCGCGACGCGCGGCAGGAGACGCAATTGGGAGAGACGTTCGTTGATTTGATATGGAACGGGTTTGAGGAACAGCGGGACGAGGAAGGCAATCCGATGTTCCGTGGGGGAATTACGCCCCAGATGGTCAACGGCTTCGGCGCGGTGTCGGAGGGCATACTGACGACGCTGATGACGCAAGCCGCGTTGCGGGCGGTCAAGGAGATGCGGAGCTACGATCATGTGATGGACAATATCACCACGTATTTCGTCCGTCCGCTCCAGATTGAAGATGTCGTCACCCTGAAGCCTCAATTGATCGAAATGAGCCGGAAGTTCTGCAAGCTGGAGGTCGAGATTCGGCATGGAGAGGTGCTGGTGGCCAAAGCGATGATGACGATGCAGTCGATCGACCACGACTGA
- the accD gene encoding acetyl-CoA carboxylase, carboxyltransferase subunit beta — protein sequence MFKDLFQKKKYATVPSPMMNDDRPKREIPEGLMNKCPKCGTIQYHKELQKNLKVCSECNHHLRLNAWERIEMTLDEGRFFEYDAEMDSVDPLQFPDYMEKLNLQKAKTGLKEAVITGEGTIGGYPVVVAVMSFEFFTGSMGSVVGEKVTRAIETAQQKQYPLIIFSTSGGARMQESILSLMQMAKTSAALAKFHEAGGLYISVFTDPTMGGVSASFAMLGDIIIAEPGARIGFAGRIVIEQTIRQKLPDEFQTAEFNLKHGQIDLVVPRKDMRQTLIKLIDLHTVKGEVTHGG from the coding sequence GTGTTTAAAGACTTATTTCAAAAGAAAAAGTACGCAACAGTGCCTTCGCCGATGATGAACGATGATCGTCCTAAGCGTGAAATACCCGAAGGGTTAATGAACAAATGCCCGAAATGCGGCACGATTCAGTATCATAAAGAATTGCAAAAAAACCTGAAGGTATGCTCGGAATGCAATCATCATCTGCGATTGAATGCGTGGGAACGCATCGAAATGACCTTGGATGAAGGCCGTTTCTTTGAATATGACGCGGAAATGGATTCTGTCGACCCGCTTCAATTCCCGGATTATATGGAGAAGCTGAACCTTCAAAAAGCAAAGACGGGCTTGAAAGAAGCTGTAATCACCGGGGAAGGCACCATTGGCGGTTATCCGGTTGTGGTTGCCGTCATGAGCTTCGAGTTTTTCACGGGGAGCATGGGTTCAGTCGTCGGCGAGAAGGTGACGCGCGCGATTGAGACGGCGCAGCAGAAGCAATATCCTCTGATCATCTTTTCCACCTCTGGTGGTGCGAGGATGCAGGAAAGCATTCTGAGCCTGATGCAAATGGCGAAGACGAGCGCGGCGTTGGCCAAGTTCCATGAGGCCGGCGGTTTGTACATTTCCGTCTTCACCGATCCGACGATGGGCGGCGTATCGGCCAGCTTCGCGATGCTTGGCGACATTATTATTGCGGAGCCGGGCGCACGAATTGGCTTTGCCGGACGAATTGTCATCGAGCAAACGATTCGCCAGAAGCTGCCGGACGAGTTCCAGACGGCGGAATTTAACTTGAAGCACGGACAGATCGATCTGGTCGTTCCGCGCAAAGACATGCGCCAAACACTGATCAAGCTGATTGATCTGCATACCGTGAAAGGAGAGGTGACGCATGGCGGGTGA
- the accA gene encoding acetyl-CoA carboxylase carboxyl transferase subunit alpha, translated as MAGELPFEQPLVELKNKIDELKRFGEEKNIDFTEEIARLEQRYAKLAEDIYTTISPSQKMQLARHHQRPTALDFIQHIFTDFIEMHGDRLFGDDLAIVGGLARLNGIPVTVIGHQRGKDTKDNIARFFGSPHPEGFRKALRLMQQADKFNRPIITFIDTKGAYPGNTAEERGQSEAIARNLRDMMLLRVPVICVVIGEGGSGGALALGVGNRVLMLENAIYSAISPNGAASILWKDASKADQAAEAMKITADDLKEMDIIEEIIPEPQGGAHKDVPAASAEVREALVRHLAELLEMSADELREDRYEKFRRIGVFEEHTKVGSTES; from the coding sequence ATGGCGGGTGAGCTTCCGTTCGAGCAGCCTTTGGTAGAGTTGAAGAATAAAATAGACGAGCTTAAGCGGTTCGGCGAAGAAAAGAACATTGACTTTACTGAAGAGATCGCCCGGTTGGAGCAGCGTTACGCCAAACTGGCCGAGGACATTTACACCACGATCAGTCCGTCGCAGAAGATGCAATTGGCACGACATCATCAACGTCCGACCGCGCTTGATTTCATTCAGCATATTTTTACCGATTTTATCGAAATGCACGGAGACCGCTTGTTCGGCGACGATCTGGCGATCGTTGGCGGATTGGCGCGTCTGAACGGCATTCCCGTCACGGTTATCGGCCATCAGCGAGGGAAAGATACGAAGGACAATATTGCGCGCTTCTTCGGCAGCCCCCATCCAGAAGGCTTCCGCAAGGCGCTGCGCCTGATGCAGCAAGCGGACAAGTTCAACCGACCGATCATTACGTTCATTGACACGAAGGGTGCCTATCCAGGCAATACGGCGGAAGAGCGAGGCCAATCCGAAGCGATCGCCCGCAACCTGCGGGATATGATGCTGCTCCGCGTGCCGGTCATTTGCGTCGTCATCGGCGAAGGGGGCAGCGGCGGAGCGCTGGCATTGGGTGTGGGCAACCGCGTGCTGATGCTTGAAAATGCGATCTATTCCGCCATCTCTCCGAACGGTGCGGCCTCCATTTTGTGGAAGGATGCATCGAAGGCCGATCAGGCGGCGGAAGCGATGAAGATTACGGCAGACGATCTGAAGGAAATGGACATCATCGAGGAGATCATTCCCGAGCCGCAGGGCGGAGCTCACAAAGATGTGCCGGCTGCCTCGGCCGAAGTCAGAGAAGCGCTTGTCCGCCATCTGGCAGAACTGCTGGAGATGAGCGCCGATGAACTGCGGGAGGACCGGTATGAGAAATTCCGCCGCATCGGGGTATTTGAAGAACATACCAAGGTAGGAAGTACCGAATCATAA
- a CDS encoding YtpI family protein: MEWIQWTLFLLLCITSVLSVFFSIRSRRQTDTVLRGLFTARMNICMGLMLLCLAGIQAIVYSASTMRIIVGAAVMLIGLFNLLAGVRNHMHFQRILDGVGSLK; this comes from the coding sequence ATGGAATGGATTCAATGGACGCTATTCCTGTTATTGTGCATCACATCCGTGCTGTCCGTCTTTTTCAGCATCCGCTCCCGGCGGCAGACGGACACCGTGCTCCGCGGCCTGTTCACCGCCCGAATGAACATCTGCATGGGACTAATGCTGCTCTGCCTGGCCGGCATTCAGGCGATCGTGTATTCCGCCTCGACGATGCGCATCATTGTCGGTGCCGCCGTTATGCTGATCGGACTGTTCAATCTGCTGGCCGGAGTGCGCAACCATATGCACTTCCAGCGGATTCTTGACGGGGTCGGCTCCTTGAAATAA
- a CDS encoding YtrH family sporulation protein has product MGTFLSKALIDFFIAFGVVLGGSILAGIGAVVALQSPVDTMQHISEQLKIWAVVAAVGGTIDPIRVIESNFLDGNLSPVFKQLLYIVVSFIGAHMGTELIQWICRSRI; this is encoded by the coding sequence ATGGGTACGTTTCTGTCCAAAGCGCTTATCGATTTTTTTATCGCCTTCGGCGTTGTGCTGGGCGGATCAATACTAGCCGGCATCGGAGCCGTCGTCGCGCTGCAATCGCCGGTCGATACGATGCAGCATATTTCCGAGCAATTGAAAATATGGGCCGTCGTCGCCGCCGTCGGCGGAACGATCGACCCGATACGTGTCATTGAAAGCAACTTCCTGGACGGGAACCTCTCCCCGGTCTTCAAGCAGCTGCTCTACATCGTCGTCTCCTTCATCGGCGCCCATATGGGAACCGAGCTGATTCAATGGATATGCCGAAGCCGAATCTAG